The following DNA comes from Scomber scombrus chromosome 7, fScoSco1.1, whole genome shotgun sequence.
ATTTCCATACcagcaaaaacaaatttcaGGTCAGTTAAAGATAATGTAGATATTATGTGATTATTAAGTAAgtaagtttttcttttaaaatgtgtttaaaagatTTAGTGATTAGTGAAGTGGGCAAATAATGGCTGAAGAAAGAAGTGACACTGTTTAAAAATCTGCAACTATTTAAGTCTGTTGAGCAAGAACACTTCTACTCAGAGTGCAACCAAAGATATTCTTAACACAACAATGTGAACATGTCAAATGTGAAGCTGCTACTTATAGCTCTGCCCTTTAGCAGATTTATTAGTTCAAATCACTCTTATGCCCAGTAAATGCCAAATACATCTCTGTGCTTTGGCTCCACATTAGATTACCCCTTTCTttgctctcctctgtctctctctttcacaaaTAATTCCCTTTCAATACCTGAAAATCATCCTTCTCATAGAGAGTATGTATAAGTTACTGGaatggagaaaataatgatgttggggaggaaggacaggaagctGACAGTCTGACTCAACAGCTTAGGTGATGTATTAAATGTTGCCACATGTTAAAAGGTTCAGCATAATGGAAACACTGACTGGTCATACATCCAGCTTTATGTGAAGGTGGTGGCACTGTGCATGTAAGATTAGAGGTATTACAGAGTGACAAATGTCTGATGATAAACACTCGACTTGTTGCAGAACACTTCTTGGCACATGCTGCCATGATGCAACACCAGTGTGCAAAAACAGAAGTGTTAATATGCAGTGAGTCCGTCACAAGAACAAAGCTTTGTTGCATCAGCTGTGTTCATCAGTGTGCAAATATTTGGTGCGGATGTTGCACCTGTTTTAAAACGTTTTGAATTTTAATTTACTGGTTGTTCCTCGCACCCAcccaaaataaacaatgatGTTGCATTTGAAGTAGTGGCTCCAAAACGGCTTCTCTTCCTTTAGGCTTACAATCTGCATCCAATTTTTTATAAAGCAACTGAAAACCCACCTGTTTAAATTGGCCTTTCtcttacattaaaatgttttagtgctTGTTTCTCTTGTGTGCTTCCTTTTGAGCTCCTCCTCTGTTCGcctgtgtttttgcttatttgttACGTATATTTTTCTGGTCTTCTAcgttttaatctgttttttgttgggtttttttggctTCTGTCACATTGGTTGTATGTTATTATtgccattgtttttttaatattagttttttaaatgtattataataataataataataataataataataatataataagtattattattaaaggttGTTGATAACTATTCATCATAATTTAAAGGTTATTATTACACTTGTTGAATTCACAAGCAAATCAAAGCTAACAAGgatggggttttttgtgtgttttttgtgttttctctgtatATATCATCAATCCTAAATGCTCTTAGAAAGCAGTTGTATTTACAGGCCCTGGCTGCTTCCTGGATATTCTCAGTTTTGTTATCATTTCGTGAGATTATACATTTCACACTTTTAGTCAAGTTAGATAAATATCCAGAAAAACATCCGACAAAGCAGctgataaaaatgataaaagtagtatattatattataatagtaGGTAGACAAAATGATGAACACTTCCTACCATTTCAGGAATAATAAactattgttttctgtttttatgggTTCCAAAATCAGAAATACAGTTTTGAAGACGTATTTTTCTAATCAACAAAAGCTTATAGTAAGAATATGTTCAGAAAACAAAAGCAGTGATGACTAATCTGACCTTATCAGGACTTTGGTCTCACAGATAAATATGTTCTCCATTATACAGGGTGCTGGGTCCCAGCTGGCTGTAACATTTCTCCCAGGTATCATCAGTACACATTGACCATGTTTATTAAGTTTCTCCATCAACCAGTACCTTGAAACACAGAACATAGATATGAGTACCTTTATAACATCTTTAAAGCAGAAAAAGGTGCTTTACATGCAGtcaaactgaataaatgaaaagggaaataaaaataagactGGATAggataaatataaaattatgcaaaaacCAAATGGCATGATAATCATGAAGATTCTCTTTTGTCCGAGTTAGTAAGATGTCTAGATGTCACTTAAAAAACTAATTGATACATCTTGGGGGTTTTATCCTGATAAAAGAAATGATCTGACATAAACTATATCAGACTAATTCTTTCCTGACTTTGGAAACAGCTGGTGGCAAAAATCACAACAACTTAGTAAATGACTTAAGAATTTGAATATAAGAATTgaatatacaaagaaaaaagtaataaaaagagaagaaaaaaaactaatccTGTCACTGAATGTGCGTTAAGTTGGTCAGTGTCATCACATTGTGGTGAGGAGGCTTAGGTGAATTAAAATACTAATAAGGAAAAAGGCTTTCTTACTGTAGAGTGTCATTACGTCCGTCAACCCAGAGCCAGTTGTGTTCATCAGTTTCCTGTAACCCGATCCAGTATCCATGATATATGCCGGAGTAAGACTTGGTGTGATTACTGATGAATTCCTGTAAATGACACCGTAACAGAACAAGATACAAGGCtgtaatatgaatgttttctgtTGGTTTCGTACTCAGCTCTTTAACTCCCATGCAATCTCTGAATGTCAGGTTAGTTACTATGTTTCTCAAATCTCACCTGTTCTTGCAGGCTGTCAATAACAACCAGATCTGCATTTTTGTCTTGGCAGTACCCTCGGCTGTTTTGCCATGTCTTCCAATTAGCGTTTGGATCTTGGAACAGATAGCAATTTTCCTCGAACTGAATCCAGTCTTTTAGACATGGCTGACACTCTGCATTCATGAAAGATTATAAAGTTCAAGATTAGAatcaaagttattttaaatgacaaatgtaGAGAAATCACAAAAGACACAATGTTACATATAAAAAGTGcattaaaagttacatttaaagtgtcacatgttacatttaaataccAAATACCAAACAAATTAGTTTTAGACATTAATGTAAttgctttaaataataatttgcacTTCATTTAATGTTGTGATTTGGtagaaaatctaaaaatgtaagtcatttgacagtttttgtCCTTGTTACTTCTAACTCTTGCTTATGGTATCTTTTTAGTATTCTGTTTCTTATTTGTAATCcatgagtttgttttatttaatactaTATTTACAGTTTCAATAAGATTTCAGATGGCTGGCTTCTGTCTGCAACCTTTATTGGGAATGTGTTTAGCTCACTGCATAGCTATACATCTCCAGAGCATTTAGGTTACTCTCTTCCAAGAGTATTGACATACATGGAGGAATCACCATACTGTTAGTCAACTATGTGTACCTCTcaaaaaaatctatctatctgtaaTAAGCCAATATTTGTGAGTTAAGAGCCAGACTTACTGAACCGTCAATAAAGAGAGAAATACTCACTCTTATCAGGGCAGCGTTCATTTACTGGAAAGGTGTTAAAATTCAGGATGACTCCCAATGTCCAGTTGAGgttgtctctgtctcttctcaGTTCCTCTGTATTGTTCTCTAAAATGCTCATCTGCATGATCAGCTGCTGATTTTCTGCTGATTTTCTGCTGAGGTTTGCTCTCTGTTCGTTCATTACCACGCTGACTATAGTGAGAGTGGTGGAAAAAGACACAGCACAACGATCAATAAGTAGGTGCATTTAGTTTTTTATCAGAGAAGATAAAACACAGTGTCCGGAATATAAATCAATACTGTTCATGAAAGCTACAGAGCACTGAAGTCCAGTAACaaatacataacacacacagggaataaaattaaaaataataatacataggTATCACCACTTGGCTGGTCTAAATCTGTTGAATGCTGCTATAATTATTCATTGAAATGTACAAGAGTGCGACGGATTGAAACTCACTGTAGACGATGCCACTGATGGCCCCCATCAGAAGGACACAAAGGATCCCCAAACACACCGCCGACACACAAAAGAGTCGAGAGCGTGCAGCTGCTTCACCACCTGCTTGTAAATGAGAAAACATGTATTCTAATCACAATTGCTTTCATAACTCATAACTCATTGTCATTTTGTCAAACATTGGTAATAGAATGTAAAAATGAGCTGATAATACAACAACAGTGTGCCTGTTTTTACAAACAACTGTGACTATTATGTCCAGTATATATTCTCACATAggatacatttatataattattgtaGTTTTCAGGTACTTTTGTTTTAGGTACAAAATTCAAAATACCAGAAGCACCATTTATCCAAGTTAGATGTGGTCAAAAGGAtggaaacatgattttaaaaaaggccgatttatctttatttggtttaatttgtttgtaATGTACTCCGTGTTTGAGCTTTTGTCCCCATAATGATAATTTCTCAATATCATGAAGTGTGAATATGTAAAAACTCATGAATAAACACATATGATCTGGTTTATATGTTGTACATCTTGACTGATCAAGATGAAAATAAGTCTAATAACTTACTCGGTGCAGCAGTTGCAGGCCCCTTAGATTTGACTTCAGAATAAACTGATggctcctcttttttctctggatggcagcaacaacaacattgaTAAAATTATAGGAGGCAAGTTAATTGATAGTGAGGTTTCTTCACAAATTAAATGACATGATAAGGGACTCATTTTTAAGTatggattttgtttttattctttctgGTTCTGTGTGGAGTAATCATTATTCCTCTATTGATTTGATGCACTTTCACCAACTGTGTAATAAGATTGCAAATGCAGTACTACAGTGATCATGTGCACTAATTTAAGCTATTTAATAAAGTACTCCAATTTTGCATTGCATAAAACATAATATTCAGTCACAATGgatagttttgtgtttttttaaagtatcaAAATGAATGCAGCAGTACCAggcaatatatattttttattatttcttcttcCTTGTCCAAACCTGGTGCAACATTACCAACAAGCCAACTCGACCCGCAACAGGTCAGTCAGGCAGCTAATGTAGCCTCGATCAGCTAACCTCAAGCAGAGATGAGAAGCAGGCTACAAAGGTCAcctcatctctttcttttctattaCTCCACACTCCcagatttgtttaattttcagcCTTAACTGACACTAACTCAAGTGACATCATTTGGGCTAATCGatcatatttctctctctgaggcCATGAAAGTGTAGTTGTACTTCCCAAAACTTGTAAACAGACAATGATGCATAAATTTAGCATACAATTAGTGGTTATTAGTTCTCCTTCAATAATTTCTGGTTCTCTTCACATTGTTCTCATCACATACAGATGGTTTGCCCAGAATTTAACACAAATCTCTGCTCACATTGTGAGTTGGATCAAAATCACATTGTGAGAacatgaggaggaaaaaaacttttgacttaaaataaagtcacatatAAAGTGACAAAGGCTCGGCAGAGAGAGCAGAATGTGCAGCTGTGTAAGGGTGTGTGATTGAAAGatgagaaaatataaaaaggtgtgTTAACAGGTAAATATTACAAGTCTAAGTGTAATGTCGATTAACATCTACAACCTGATAATAATAGGTCAGTTATAAGCTGTAAACAACCAAAAATATGTAGCATGTGTGAATTTATGATTTGattccttgaaaaaaaaagtaatttttccTTCTCCTGTCTTAAtcgagttttttttgttgttccaAAAAAGTGCCGTTGAACTAGTGTACACTGGATATCATGACAGGGCAGTTTAACAAACAAGatgaacaacacattttttaatttgtgattCTTAAGCACATAACCCTTAGAAAGATATTAAGTAGTCTataaagtcaaagtcaaagtcatttttaatgtcaatTCAGCAATATGTACAGGACATGCTGAGGATCGAAATTACGATACTCTCAAACCCCAAGGGtgcaaaatacatcaaataaatagatatgtttaaaaatatctaaaatatacATAGTACATGTTAAAAAAGGACAGATAATAACTTTTTCTAGACATTTTGAATTCCAGTGACATTTGCTTTGAATAAAGCAGTCGTCACTTACCTGCTAGAGGTGGATGACTGTTTTTGAAAACCACTGAAGAATAATTGatctcttcctccatcctaAAATGTCACGCTGAACTTGCCTCAGTGCAGACAACAAGAGCAGATGTTAACAGACACTGGTGCTGATGTTTAAAAGGTGCCATTGAACAAACCTTGGAGAAGGACAAACAAATGGTTCCTCTTCCTCTAACTACTCACAAGTTTCAGCTTCTGGGTTTGCATTACGGCACATTTTGTTGGGACACCTCATTATAATGATGACAGAGGTCCAAAGTGGCTTTGTCACAAGATCTGTATAATATGTGTATGCTATATCGTCTGTTCTTGGAAGTATGTCTGTAACAAACAAATGTACACACCGCTGTGATGGAAGAAGTTGACACATTTAAGAGTGGCCTGATACTGAAGTTAACCTTTACTTAATATTTGAAGGGG
Coding sequences within:
- the LOC133983937 gene encoding C-type lectin domain family 4 member G-like; translated protein: MEEEINYSSVVFKNSHPPLAGGEAAARSRLFCVSAVCLGILCVLLMGAISGIVYISVVMNEQRANLSRKSAENQQLIMQMSILENNTEELRRDRDNLNWTLGVILNFNTFPVNERCPDKKCQPCLKDWIQFEENCYLFQDPNANWKTWQNSRGYCQDKNADLVVIDSLQEQEFISNHTKSYSGIYHGYWIGLQETDEHNWLWVDGRNDTLQYWLMEKLNKHGQCVLMIPGRNVTASWDPAPCIMENIFICETKVLIRSD